The sequence below is a genomic window from Hyalangium ruber.
GGCATCCGCAACGTGGATGATCCGGTGAAGTGCCTGAAGGAGATGGCGCGCGTGGTGAAGCCGGGCGGGCGCGTGGTGGTGCTCGAGTTCGGCCAGCCCGAGGGCCTGTTCGGCGCGCTCTTCCGCTTCTACAGCAAGACGATCATGCCAGCGATCGGCGGGCTGCTTACGGGCAACAGGGCGGCATATGAGTACCTGCCTCGCACCGCGGCGGCGTTCCCCGCGGGCGAGCGCTTCCTGGCGCTCATGGACCAAGCCGATGCCTATCGCGAAAGGGTGGCCCATCCGCTGACGTTTGGGACATCCTACGTCTATGTCGGAACGGTCCGCTGACGCACGGCGACAGACTCTCGAACAGATTCTCGATGCTGTAGACCCCCGGCTGTCCCCGGGGCTGAGAGCCCAGCTTGCCCGGCCAGGGCCGACGGCGCTGCCGGATGCGGGGCAGACAGTGGTGATCGCCGGGCACCGCTCGGCTGGCAAGACGCGGCTCCTGCCGCTGGTGGCACGGCTCCTCGGCCGTGCCGGGCTGGACCTGGATGCGGAGCTGGAGCGCGCCACGGGGCGCTCGTTGCGCTCCTGGGTAGCCGAGGAGCCCAGCACCTTCCGCGCCGCCGAGCGCCGGGCGCTCCTGGAGCTACCCCCTGGAAGTCTGGTCGCCGTGGGAGGGGGCTTCCTCTCCCATCACCCTGAGGCACTGGCGGGACGGTTCACCCTGGTCGTGCCGATCTCTT
It includes:
- a CDS encoding shikimate kinase — its product is MSERSADARRQTLEQILDAVDPRLSPGLRAQLARPGPTALPDAGQTVVIAGHRSAGKTRLLPLVARLLGRAGLDLDAELERATGRSLRSWVAEEPSTFRAAERRALLELPPGSLVAVGGGFLSHHPEALAGRFTLVVPISFETYRERLLADTTRPRLRPGVSLEEELSTVFHEREVLHARVPSVPLVDFLRAFRSEVMP